Proteins encoded in a region of the Macrobrachium rosenbergii isolate ZJJX-2024 chromosome 34, ASM4041242v1, whole genome shotgun sequence genome:
- the LOC136856199 gene encoding membrane protein BRI3-like isoform X2: MAEKPPPYNPNVGYGPPGPPPPYQPTPPPPPVGFTATAPTSSTTFVSQHTTYGSIPVVVQPVHATDVIIVGGCPACRVGVLNEDFTLAGLCCAFWFFPIGILCCLAMRERRCSNCGAVFS, encoded by the exons ATGGCCGAAAAACCACCTCCCTATAACCCCAATGTTGGCTATGGACCGCCAG GTCCTCCACCCCCGTACCAgccaacaccccctccccctcctgtcGGCTTCACCGCAACGGCTCCCACAAGCAGCACCACCTTCGTGAGTCAGCATACCACGTACGGTAGCATTCCCGTGGTCGTCCAGCCCGTGCATGCCACCGACGTGATCATTGTGGGAGGTTGTCCAGCGTGTAGA GTCGGCGTCCTCAACGAAGACTTCACACTGGCCGGACTCTGCTGCGCTTTCTGGTTCTTCCCCATCGGCATTCTCTGTTGCCTGGCCATGCGTGAACGGCGATGCAGCAACTGCGGCGCCGTCTTTTCGTAG
- the LOC136856199 gene encoding membrane protein BRI3-like isoform X1 produces the protein MAEKPPPYNPNVGYGPPAGPPPPYQPTPPPPPVGFTATAPTSSTTFVSQHTTYGSIPVVVQPVHATDVIIVGGCPACRVGVLNEDFTLAGLCCAFWFFPIGILCCLAMRERRCSNCGAVFS, from the exons ATGGCCGAAAAACCACCTCCCTATAACCCCAATGTTGGCTATGGACCGCCAG CAGGTCCTCCACCCCCGTACCAgccaacaccccctccccctcctgtcGGCTTCACCGCAACGGCTCCCACAAGCAGCACCACCTTCGTGAGTCAGCATACCACGTACGGTAGCATTCCCGTGGTCGTCCAGCCCGTGCATGCCACCGACGTGATCATTGTGGGAGGTTGTCCAGCGTGTAGA GTCGGCGTCCTCAACGAAGACTTCACACTGGCCGGACTCTGCTGCGCTTTCTGGTTCTTCCCCATCGGCATTCTCTGTTGCCTGGCCATGCGTGAACGGCGATGCAGCAACTGCGGCGCCGTCTTTTCGTAG